The following is a genomic window from Moorella sp. Hama-1.
CAAGGTTACTTTGGGCCAGACGGATACTAACACCCTTTTGCTGGCTCCCCTGGACTGAGGCATCGCAGTCAAACAGACCGCGCAGGAAGCCCCGGTAGCCGTCTGACGAAGCCCGTTCCATTGCTGGGGTAATGATCTTGGCGCCGGGTCCCATACCAATTTGCTTGGCCAGCATTTTCAGGCTGACTGACTTGAGGCGGAATTCGCCGCGTCCTTTAACGGGCAACCACCCGCGGAAATCAGAGCGATGGGGTAATCGGCTGGTATAGTCTAAAGCCAGCCTCATTACGGCATTCGGACCTTCATTGGCCGACAAACCGTTTACTACCCGTTCTCCCAGCCAAACTGAAAGGATGGCAGTCTCCTTTTTAAGGACGCCATCACCGACCAGGAGACCGAGGAGGTAACCCTCACCCTCCGTTAATTCGCCGGGCCAACCTGCCAGGGGACGGTGGTTATGCAGGACAATCTGATCGCCGGGCTGCAACTCTTTAACCGGGACCCATTCGGAAACAATACGGTAGCGCCTCCGGTCCACCACACGTAGCACTCGGTGGTCAGGGGTGAGCCGGACACTGTATCCTTCCCGGGTGCGCAGACTGACGACCGGCTTTGTCCCCGTCTTGAAGAAGCCTTCTTTTCCTGTGGTGTAGGGCCTGCCGTTGACTACTGCTGTAAAGGGCTGGCCCACCAGTTCCCAGACCTGACGTGGACCTTCGGTGGTAGTGACCCACGTGTCGCCCGGGACACAGGGGTTGGTAGCTTCGATCTCCCCCAGCTCCGGGGTGGGGTTATCCTGGTTGAGGCGGTCCAGAAAGATAATACCCGGTTCGCCGTTGGCCCAGGCGTGGTTGACAATCTCCGCGAAAACCTGCTGCGCTTTAAGCTTTTGATATACCCGGCCGCCGAACTGCAACTCATAGTAATCGTCCCGGGCCAGGGCGTCCATGAATTCTTTAGTCAGGCCCACAGAGATATTGAAGTTGGTCAGTTCGTTGTTGTTCTCTTTGCAGGAGATAAACTCCAGGATATCCGGGTGGTCGACCCGCAGGATGCCCATGTTGGCGCCGCGCCTGGTACCTCCCTGTTTGATGGCCTCGGTGGCGGCATTAAAGACCTTCATAAAGGAGACGGGGCCTGAGGCTACGCCACCGGTGGAGCGGACGGGGCTATTCTTGGGGCGCAGGCGGCTGAAGGCAAAGCCCGTCCCCCCACCGCTTTTATGGATCAGGGCGGCGTCCTTGACGGCCGTAAAGATGGCATCCATACTATCATCGACGGGTAAGACAAAACAGGCCGAGAGCTGGCCCAGCTCCCGGCCGGCATTCATCAGGGTAGGGCTGTTGGGGAGGAAGTCCCAGCTGGTCATGAGCTGGTAGAAACGGTCGGTGTAATCGTCAACCTGCTCTTCTTTCAAGGAAGGATTAAAAAGCCTTTCCGCCCCTGCGACGGCCGCTGCTACCCGGCGAAACATCTCCTCCGGTGTCTCCACCGGGACGCCATTTTCTTTTTTAAGATAACGTTTTTCGAGGATCACCCGGGCGTTGTCGGTAATTTTCATCTCGTCACCATCCATAATATGACATCACATGAAATTAGTAGAAGTTATCTACAATGTTATCCACTTTATCCACTGGTTCTAGTTTAAGATACAGGCAAATGAATGCTGAAGCAACTCCCCTCCCCCACTTTACTTTTAACCTTTATTCTACCACCATGGCCGGCGATGATACGGTTACTCAAAGTCAGGCCCAGCCCGGTACCGTTTTCCTTGGTGGTATAAAAGGGTTCAAAAATTAGCTGGAGCTGTTCCGGGGGGATGCCGGGACCGGTATCGGCGATGGTAGTCACTATCTCCCGGTTCTCCTCGTCCAGGTAGGTAGTGACAGTTACTTTACCCCCTGGCCCGGCGGCCTGGAGGGCGTTGAAGATAAGGTTCAGGATGACCTGCTTGATCTGGGCGGGATCAAGGCACAGCAGGGGTAAGTCGGGGGCCAGGTGCTGTTCCAGCTTCACTTCATGCATAATGGCCTCCTGCTCGGCCAGGAGTAAAGCCTCGGCCACCAGCTGGTCGAAGGAGACAATTTGCAGCTGGGGCGGGGCTGGTTTCGACAAGGAAAGGAACTCCTTAATAATATTATTAATACGATCGAGTTCGTCTAACATGATGTCAAAGTATTCCTGTTCGGCTGCCTGGGGGTCGTACTTGCTCTGGAGTAACTGGAGAAATCCCCGGATAGAAGTCAGGGGATTACGGATTTCGTGGGCCATACCGGCGGCCAGTTCGCCGATAATGGCCAGTTTTTCGGTCAGATAATCCCGGTCTTCCTCGGGAAAGGAATAAATCATCGAGCCTCTCACTCCCCGGAACTCGGCCTTACCGATATTAGTTCCACATAATGGTCGATTTTTCCTTCCCCTTCTCCCTTATTCGGGTAGATTTTGTCCCAGGTCGTGCAGGACCTGCCCTAGCTTCTTCAGGCTTTCGCCGTACCCGGCCCAGTCGCCCTGTTTTAACCTATCCTGGGCCTCGGTATAGAGACGATTGGCCTCTTTAATAAGCCCGGACAGGTTGCCGGTGGCAGCCGCCCCGGCCGGGGCCGGAGCCTGTTGCTGGGTCGCCGGTGCCGGGGCACCGAAGATGGCCTTCAGGGCGTCGTTCAGGGTAGGGGCCATGACAATTTTTTCCCCGTAAGCGACGACTACCTGGCGGAGTTCCGGTAGCTTGCTTTCCTGGGCCTGGAGGAAGATGGGTTCAATATAGAGGAGGGCACCCTTGATGGGGATCACCAGGAGGTTACCCCGGATCACCTGGGAACCGTGCTGGTCCCAAAGGGTCAACTGCTGGGAAATAGCTGGTTCCTGATCAATCCGCGCCTCGATCTGCATGGGACCATAAATAGCCCTATTTTTGGGGAACTGGTAAAGAAGCAACTGGCCGTAGTGGGGACCATCATTGCGGGCCACCAGCCAGGCAATCATATTCACCTTATTGGCCGGCGTAAAGGGGAGCATTAAAGTGTATTCCGCCTGCTTCTCCCCCGGCAAGCGCATTATATTGTAGTAGGGCTCTATGGCCTGGCGCTTATCACCAACCATTTCCTCCGCTATATTCCAGGCATCCTCTTTGTTGTAAAAGAGCATGGGGTTTTCCATATGGTAATTGGTTAACATCCGCGCCTGGATAGTCAAAAGATACGGGGGATAGCGCAGGTGCTGCTGTAGTTCCGGCGGCATGGCTGCCAGGGGTTTAAAGACCCCGGGGAAGACCTTATTCAGGGTCTGGATCAAGGGATCCTGGGGGTCAACAATGTAGTAATCGACACTACCATTGTAAGCATCGATAACCACCTTGACGGCATTGCGGATATAATTGAAGCCATCCCGGGTGGGCTCGGAGTAGGGGTACATGTTAGTCAGGGTATAGGCATCCTGGATCCAGAAGAGACGGCCGCCGGCAACTACCAGGTAGGGATCACTATCATACTGCAAGTAAGGCATAATCTTGCGAGCCCGCTCCTGGATATTGCGATAAAATAGGATCTTGCTCTGGGGAGTTAGTTCACCGCTCATCAACAACCGGTAATCATGAAAGCGAAAGGCGAAGACCAGCCGCCGCCAGGGGTTGTTAATAGCTACTCCTCCCTGGCCCTGGTACCGGGTTTCGATAAAATTGTCTTCACTGGTAGAGGAATAGTCGAATTCGGCCGCCGTACCGCCGGTAAGGACATAATCGCCGGTCAGTTCACCAAAGTATATCCGCGGTTCCTTGACCTGGAGACCGGCGCTACTGCGTAAAGGCAGATCGCCGGCGATAAACTCCGGCTGGCCACTGGGGGTGACGCTGTTGGCCGGGTTCATGGCCAGGCCGTAACCATGGGTATAACGCATTTTCTCATTTATCCAGGTCCGGGCCCGGTCGGGCAGTTTGTTTTGATCCAGTTCCCGGGCCGCGAGCATGACCTGGCGTTCCTGGCCACCGATGGTATAGCGGTCGACATCGATATCTTTAAAGCTATAGTAGGGGCGGATCTCCTGGAGCTGGCTGTAGGTTTGCTGCAGGGGGCGGTAGTCCCAGAGACGGATATTATCCAAGGTGACGGCTTCTTCCTGGAGGTTGGCCGGGGTGAGGTTATCCTGAGCCGGGTATTCCCTGGTTGTAATCTTGTCCAGGCCGTAGGCTCGGCGGGTGAAGTCAATATTGTAGCGCAGGTAGGGTTCTTCCCGGGCAAACTCATTAGGTTCAACCCGGAACTTCTGGAGTGCCAGGGGAATAACTACTACCAGCAGGGCGTAGGCCAGGACAAAGGTTATGACCCCGGTGCTAACCAGTTTCAGGTTGCGCCGGAAGGCGTTGAGGATAATAATCAAGCCGCAGGCCACGGCTACCCCGGCCAGGATATTATAGCCGGGCAGTAGGGCGTGGATGTCGGTATAACTGGCACCAAAGGCCACCCCCCGGGGGGAACGGACCAGGTCCAGGGCCTGCAGGCGGAACCCCCAGGCCTGAATCAGGAAAAACAAGGCTACCAGGGTGGAAAAGTGGACCAGGGGCCGGGAAAAATGGCCCCGCCGCAGGCCCAGGAGTTCCCGGGGGTTAAAAATCAGGTAGAAGCAACCGGTAACCAGGGCCGCCCCGACTACTGCCGTAATCAACAAGGTATAGAGAAAGTGATAAAAAGGCATGGTGAAGATATAAAAGCTGATATCCCGCCCGAAGAGGGGATCGGCAATACCAAAGGGAGTTGCCTGCAGGTACTCCCGGACCGCCAGCCATTTACCGGCTGCCAGGGGGCTGAAAATCAGAGCTCCGAGGAGGCTCAGCAACAGGTACAGGATACCCAGGCGCCGGCCGGTAATAAAGCGGTTGACCAGGTATTCTTTGAAGGTCCAGCTCTCCCTGTCGGCAGGGGTTGTTAAATTGAGGCCCCGGCGGGTAAAAAGGAGATTCAGGAAAAAGAAAAGGAAGAAAAAGATAGTTACTCCCAGCCGCAGTCCCAGGTCCGATAGCAATCGGGTAATTAAGACCTGGCGATAGCCTATGGTGGCAAACCAGTACCAGTCGGCCAGGAAGTGGGAGCCCAGGTAAGCCACAAGCAGGACGCCAAGGAGGATAACTAAAAGGTATAGCCGTAAACGGTTGTAATATTTCATTGTTTATACCTCCTGCTGGTTGTCCTTAGTATTTCGCCACCGGCTGGAGGCATTCCTCCCTGGCCCATAAAAATGCCCCGGCCGTAACTTGCGGGCCGGGGGCAATCAGGATGCTTTTAAGGTTCCAGGGCCAGCTCTACTATCCTTTGGACCAGGGCCGGGAAATCCATCCCCGCGGCCCGGGCGGCGTCAGGTACCAGGCTGGTGGCCGTCATCCCGGGGACGCTGTTGACTTCGATTACCTGGGGCTCCTGTCCCCCGGCGACAATAAAGTCGACCCGGGCAAAGCCGCGGCAACCCAGGAGGGTATAGGTCTGGCCGGCCAGGGAGGTAGCTTTCTGGATAACGCCAGCCGGCAACCGGGGCGGGATCAGGTGATCACTCAGGCCAGGGGTGTATTTGGCAGTATAATCATAGAAACCGGTGTGGGAGACGATTTCAATCAGGGGCAGGACCTGTGGTTCCCGGTTGCCCAGGACGGCGGCGGTAATCTCCGGTCCGGCCAGGAAGGCCTCGGCCATGAAAGAGGGGTCGTATTGCAGCGCCCCGGTTATGGCCGGTTCCAGTTCTTTTTCCTCCCGGACAATAAAGGTGCCGATGGTAGAACCCTGGGTCGGCGCCTTAATGACTAACGGTAGGCCCGGGTCTTTCAGAATGGCGGCTCTGATTTCCGCGCCGCTGGCGGCATACTGGTCGGCAGTCCAGCTTCTGAAGGCGGGCGTGGGAATGCCGGCCTGGCGGAGAAGCCTTTTGGTCATGATTTTATCCATGGTAATGGCGCTGGCCAGGACCCGGCTGCCGGTATAGGGGATACCTAAAACCTCCAGTAAACCCTGGACGGAACCATCCTCCCCAGGTTTGCCGTGGAGGGCATTAAAGATTACATCGGGGACAAAATCCTTCAACCTGGCGACCACCTCCCGGTCCAGGTCGATCTCCTTTACCTGGTGCCCCAGACCAGCCAGGGCTGCAGCCACAGCAGCACCGCTCTTTAAGGAAATCTCCCTTTCGGAAGACGGTCCACCCATCAGGACGGCAATTTTCATAACTCAGATTGGAGCCTCCTCGGTGAATACATTTGTTAAATGGTTTTTTAACCTGGCCAGCATACCGGCCGTGATGCCGGCGGCCCCCATCTTTACCGGGGCATAAAGGCCGTGAAAATCAGTACCCCCGGTCATCAGGAGGTGCCTTTCCCTGGCCAGGTGGTAGAAATACTGGATGAATTCCCTACGGTTACTCCCTAGATAATAATAGAAGACCTCCAGGCCGTCAATGCCCTTTTCCAGGGCGGCCGCCAGCAGCCGGGTATCCCTGATGAGGCCCGGATGGGCTAGAACAGCTATACCGCCGGTATTATGGATGAGTTCAATAGCCCGGGGCAAGGGGTTACCTTCATAGGGAATATAGGCCAGTCCTCCGGGGGCCAGGTAGCGCCGGAGAAACTCAACGGCTTCTTCCTGACCGGCGATATAGCCGTTATGGCGCAGGACCTGGAGGAGATGGTTTTTCCCCATTACCCCCCCGGGGGGAATAAGGGCCCGCACCTGTTCCCAGCTGATATTAAAACCCAGACTTTGCAGGCGCTGGATGATCCGGCGGGATATTAATTCCCGTTCCTGGCAGATGGTCTCCAGGGCTGCTATCAGGGCCGGAGCAAAGGGATCAAAACCGTACCCCAGGAGATGGATTTCCTGGCCGCCGATACTTGTTACCATTTCCAGGCCGGGCAGGAGTTCCAGGTTGAGTTCCCGGGCGTATTTATATACCTGACAGTAACCGGCTACACTTTCATGATCGGTTAGACTGAGGGCTTTGAGGCCTATCCGTTTAGCCTGTTCCAGGGTTTCTGCCGGCGGCGTGCTACCATCCGAGGCCAGGGTATGAATATGAAGATCGGCATAGACCAAAGACAACACCTCGAGTAAGGGGACACTACATTTATATTCGGCTTAGATAGAAAGAAACCTGCTGGAAAATAAAAAGCGCCCCGGCGGCACAGGATGTATAGCCCCAGTCCTACAGGTGCCCTTTCGCCGAGCTGAGGTCCCGGCTCCGGACAAACCATTGATCGGCCTCTTGACTCCGAGCCCGAAAATGGCTATAATAAAGGTGCTGTAGGGGTGTAGCTCAACTGGTAGAGTAGCGGTCTCCAAAACCGTTGGTTGCGGGTTCGAGCCCTGCCACCCCTGCCATTGACCGGCGAAGCGCCGGTTTTTATTTTTTTATCGAAAAAGGACCCCCTCCTGGGAGAGGGTCCCCAAAGAACGCTCCTTGTTCCTGGCTTACCGCAGTGGGTGTAGCGAAACCAGCCGGTATTATGCTTTCTAAAACTACGCCTCTTTCTTAGCCCTGGCCTGCTGGATGATCTTCTCAGCAATGCTGGCCGGGACCTCTTCGTATTGGGCGAAGTCCATTTTGAAGTGGCCGCGGGCCTGGGTGATGGATTTCAAATCAATGGCGTAACGGTACATCTCGGCCAGGGGTACCTGGGCGCGGATAACCTGGTTTTTACCCTGGGGTTCCATACCCAGGATACGACCGCGACGGCTGTTCAAGTCACCCATGATATCGCCCATGAACTGTTCCGGTACCGTTATCTCCACGTTCATGATGGGCTCCAGCAGCACCGGCTTGGCCTGCTCCACAGCTTTACGAAAAGCCAGGCTCGCGGCAACCTTGAAGGCCATTTCCGAGGAGTCTACCGGGTGGTAGGAACCGTCGGCCAGGTTAACCTTGATATTGGTTACCGGGTAGCCAGCCAGGATACCCTCCTGCATGGCTTCCCTGATGCCCTTTTCTACTGCCGGGATATACTGGCGCGGTACGGCCCCGCCGAAGATACTCTCGGTGAACTCAAAGTCCTGCTCTGGCAAGGGTGCCATGTCAATAAAGACATGGCCGTACTGGCCGTGACCCCCGGTTTGTTTTTTATGCTTACCTTCAATATGATTGACGGCAGCACGGATAGTTTCCCGGTAAGGCACGGTGGGGGTGCTCATTTCGACTTCGACGCCGAATTTCCGCTGCAGCCGTTCCAGGGTAATATCCAGGTGGGATTCACCCATCCCAGTAAGGATGGTTTCCCTGGTCTCGGTATTCTTGCTCAAGCGGAGGGTCGGGTCTTCCTCCAGCAATCGTGCCAGGGCATTGCTGAGTTTATCCTCATCACCCTTGCTCTTCGGTTTGATAGCAACCGGCAGGGTAGGCTCCGGAAAATCGATGCCCTCCAGGCGTACCGGGGCGGCTTTGCTGGTAAGGGTGTCGCCGGTGGTGGTAACCTGGAGTTTGGCTATGGAGCCGATGTCCCCTGGTTGCATCTCCGTCACCGGCAGCTGGTTTTTCCCCTGGAGGGAAAAGAGCTGGCCGATTTTTTCTTCGCTTTCCCGGTTAACGTTGTAAACTGTGGAGTCGGATTTCAGAATGCCGCTATATACCCGGAACATACTTAATTTGCCGACATAGGGATCGGCGATGGTTTTAAATACCAGGGCCGCCAGTTTCTCCTGCGCCAGGGCGGCGACGTCTTTGCCGGCTGTATCCACGGGTGAAGGCAGGTAATTAATAATATAGTCCAGAACAGGCCGGACGGCCATATTCCTCAGGGCTGAACCACAGAGCACGGGGATGACCTTGCCGGCAGCCACGGCTTTTTTCAGGCCGGCGCGGATTTCGGCAGCGCTGAGCTCTTCGCCGTCCAGGTATTTCATTAACAGATCATCATCGCCCTCGGCGGCGGCTTCCACCAGGGCTTCCCGCAGGCTGGCCACCTCGTCGGCATACTCTGCCGGGACTGGCCCCTCCTTTTCATTACCATTATCATAGGTAAAGGCCTTCTGGCTGAGGAGATCAATAACGCCGGCAAAGCTTTCCGCTGCTCCCATGGGTAACTGCACGGGAACGATATGCCCGCTCAGCTGCTCCCGCATGGAATCCACGGCTTTGTGGAAATTGGCATTCTCCCGGTCCATCTTATTTACATAAGCAATCCGGGGCAGTTGGCGCTTATCGGCCTCTTCCCAGACCACTTCCGTCTGGACCTCGACCCCGGCCACGGCGCTTACTACCACCAGCAAACTATCTACTACTCGTAAAGCACCTATCACATCGCCAAAGAAGTCACTGTAACCGGGGGTATCCAGCAGGTTTATCTTATGATCCTCCCACTCGGCTACGGCCAGGGAGGAATTGGTCGTCACCTTGCGTTTAATCTCTTCGGGAAGGTAGTCGGTTACTGTATTGCCCTCATCGACGCGTCCCAGGCGCTTGGTAGCTCCGGCATTATACAGCAGGGCCTCGGTAAGACTGGTCTTGCCGGCACCGCCGTGGGCGGCAATAGCTACGTTACGGATACTGCTACTGGGGTAAACCTTCATTAAAATTAACCCTCCTCATCCTTCTTCAGTTAACAAAAACTTAATCTAATAGGTTATATATTTGCCTTCCCTTCGAAAAAATCCTCTTTTTCCCGCGAAATATTTTTACCGTTTTAGTTTCTACTTTTCCCCAGAACTGGTTCTTCTAAACATCGCCTGGCCGGCATAAGCATAATAGGACGAGGGGTGAAACTATGGCCACTACATCCATCTGGCAAGGGGCTGCTGTCCTAATGCTGGCCAGCCTATTAAACCGTATTTTAAGCTTTGGCTATCGCATGCTGGTGGTGCGCTATATCGGGGCCGAAGGGATGGGCCTCTATGAGATGGTTTTTCCCTTTTATAGCCTGGTGCTGATGGTGGCTACGGCCGGCGTACCTGTGGCTCTGGCCAAATTGACGGCCGAAAGGGTGGCCCTGGGGCAGTGGGGAAAAGTACGTAGCGTCTTTCGTCTCTCCCTGCTATTTTTGACGGCCAGCGGTCTGCTGGCATCCCTGGTGCTATGGCGGCTGGCCCCGGTACTTACCGGGAGAATGTTTGCCGATAGCCGGGTTTACCAGGCCTTTATGGTCATGCTCCTGGCCCTGCCGGTGGTTTGTGTTTGCTCGGCCTTTCGAGGTTATTTTCAGGGCTGGCAGCTGATGCGACCTGTAGCCCTGGCCCAGGTCATAGAACAATTCGTACGGGTTAGTGCCGGGCTCTTCCTGGGTATCTATCTATTACCCTACGGGGTGGCCATGGCTGCTGCCGGTCTGGCGGCGGGGATGGTCCTGGGGGAGGTGGCGGGATTGGGAATCAGTATGTTGATCTTTAACATGGCCCGGCCCTACCATGATCTCGCCGTCGGCCAGGCGAGCTCCTTACGGGTCGATATCTTACCCCTCACCCGCCTGGCCATTCCGGTAATGCTGGCCCGGGTGGCTGGAGGTATTATGTTAACTCTTGAAGCCCTCCTCATTCCGCGCCAGCTCCAGGCCTGGGGGGTTACCGTCAGCGAAGCCACGACCATTTACGGCCAGTACGCCGGCATCGCTTTTACTTTAATCTACCTGCCCATGGTAATTACCGTCGCCCTGGCTATAGCCATGGTCCCGGCTATTGCTGAAGCCCGGGCTATTGGGGATTTCGAGCTTTTAAATAAACGCTGCCGGCAGGCTTTGAAACTGACCATTTATAGCAGCCTGCCCTTTGCCATTGCCTTTTATCTCTTTGCTTCTCCTATCTGCAACCTGGTCTTCGCTACCCCCGGGGCTGGTATACCCCTGAAAATCCTCGCCTGGGGGTGTATCTTTATCTACCTGGAGCAGACTACAGTCGGTATCCTGAACGGCCTGGGGGCCATGCCCACCATCCTCTGGACGACCCTGGCCGGGGGGATTGTCGACCTCCTGGGGATCTATTATCTGACACCGATAATGGGGATTACCGGTGCGGCCCTGGGCGTCAACCTGGGAGCCGCCCTTACGGCTATCCTGAACCTCCTGGCCCTGGCCCGGCTGACCGGTTTTCGCCTGGATTTCCGGACCTTTATTTACTGGCCGGCGGTGGCCGGCGCGGGAATGTTCCTGGGAGCCTCCCTCCTCTGGGTGCTACTGGCGGCAGCACCGGACTTATGGCGCCTCCTCCAGTCCCTGGCGGGCAGCGGCCTCCTCTACCTGTTGATCCTTTTGGGAGGTGGGGAAATAACCCCCGCGCATTTCTACCTCTTCCCCTGGCCGGGCCACAGAAATGGTAAATAGCCGGCCAGTTCTTTTTGAAAGGAGTAATTGGTTAAATCAAGCTGCAGGGGGGTAAGGGAGATCATTCCCCGTCCCAGGGCGCCGATATCAGTGTCGGCTTCCTGGTCCAGGTCGGCAACATCCCCGGCCAGCCAGTAGTAAGCCCGCCCCCGGGGGTCCAGGCGACGGGTCACAGTGTTAAGGTAACGGCGTCGTCCCAGGCGGGTGATGGTTATACCCTGGATATCTTCTTCTGGCAGGTAGGGAATATTAACATTTAACAGGGTGCCCTCGGGGAGACTGCGGTTCATTATGGTCTCCACCAGGCGGCCGGTAAAAGCGGCGGCGAAGGAGAAATCCAGCTGGCCCTCGCCGGCCAGGGATACCGCCAGGGAAGGACGGCCGTTAATGCAGCCCTCGATGGCTCCCGAGACGGTGCCGGAATAAAGAACGTCCGTACCCAGGTTACCACCCAGGTTGATGCCGGAGACTACCAGGTCCGGCTCCTCATCCAGGAGGGCATCCAGGGCCAGTTTAACGCAATCAGCTGGGGTACCATTGACGGCCAGGGCCGTTTCTACAGGCCCTTCCCAGGGGACCGCAGTAGCCCGCAGGGGTTTATGCATGGTTATACCATGGCCAATGGCGCTGCGTTCCTTCTCGGGGGCGACCACTGCTACTTTACCTATTAGCGCCAGGACTCTGCTTAAGGCTTTAAGACCCGGAGCATGGATACCGTCGTCATTCGTGATTAGGATAAACAAGATTACACCTCATAAATGGACATGATCATGGTCCGGCCTTCGGCGTCCTGGGCCAGGCCGAACATCAAGCGATATTCCTTCAGGGTCTTATTCAGCAGGTCAACAACCTTATAGAGTTCATCGTTGCTGGTAAAGCTCCGGGTAGCCAGCAGGCGCATAGAATCCTTCCTTTCTTACTGTTTCCTACTGTTTTTATCCTGCCCGGAGTCAGCCAGGCCCCAGGCGCGGTTATAGCAACTGGCGGCAGTAGCCGTATCCCCCAGGGTTTCGTGCAGGGTCCCCAGGAGCTGCCAGGCAGGCCGGTATTCCGGGTAAAGGTGCAGCATTTCTTCCAGTACCGACCGGGCTCTGGCCAGGTCGCCGATTTTTATTAAACAAGCGGCGTAGTTGTACTTGATCTGGACCTCTCCGGGTTTCAGGGCCAGGGCCCGGGTATAAAGGGATACGGCCAGGTAGGCCTTGCCCAGGGCTTCCAGGCAGGCCGCCGCGTTGTTCAGGAT
Proteins encoded in this region:
- the surE gene encoding 5'/3'-nucleotidase SurE, whose product is MFILITNDDGIHAPGLKALSRVLALIGKVAVVAPEKERSAIGHGITMHKPLRATAVPWEGPVETALAVNGTPADCVKLALDALLDEEPDLVVSGINLGGNLGTDVLYSGTVSGAIEGCINGRPSLAVSLAGEGQLDFSFAAAFTGRLVETIMNRSLPEGTLLNVNIPYLPEEDIQGITITRLGRRRYLNTVTRRLDPRGRAYYWLAGDVADLDQEADTDIGALGRGMISLTPLQLDLTNYSFQKELAGYLPFLWPGQGKR
- a CDS encoding YpmA family protein; this translates as MRLLATRSFTSNDELYKVVDLLNKTLKEYRLMFGLAQDAEGRTMIMSIYEV